A window from Methylococcus mesophilus encodes these proteins:
- the pgi gene encoding glucose-6-phosphate isomerase, which translates to MPQSTDLPAWRTLSEHFKTIAPRHMRDMFADDPGRFDAFSVRIGDLLFDYSKNRITRETVDALVRLAGEAGLREKIDAMFGGERINVTENRAVLHIALRNRSNRPILVGGKDVMPEVNRVLERMRRFSQSVRTGEWRGATGKTITDVVNIGIGGSDLGPKMVVKALLPYADPDLRAHFVSNVDESDLIEILRPLNPETTLFVVASKTFTTQETMTNGRSARAWFLERIPDENAIARHFVAISTNRIKVAEFGIDPRNMFEFWDWVGGRYSLWSAIGLPIALSVGMDRFEEMLEGAHFVDEHFRTAPFERNIPVLMGLLGIWYINFFGAQSHAVLPYDQYLEDLPAYLQQADMESNGKTVDVEGRAVAYPTGPVIFGQPGTNGQHAFYQLLHQGSMLVPCDFLAAAESHHPLAEHHDILISNFLAQTEALMRGRTTDQARQEIASDNLTPERLGALAAAKTFPGNKPTNSFLYRRLDPHTLGMLIALYEHKIFTQGAIWYINSFDQMGVELGKQLARTILAELPGDGPVDTHDASTNGLIRYFKSLR; encoded by the coding sequence ATGCCACAATCGACCGACCTTCCCGCCTGGCGGACTCTTTCCGAACACTTCAAGACCATCGCCCCGCGCCACATGCGCGACATGTTCGCCGACGATCCTGGGCGTTTCGACGCTTTTTCCGTCCGGATCGGCGATCTGCTGTTCGATTATTCGAAGAACCGGATCACCCGGGAAACCGTCGATGCGCTGGTTCGGCTCGCCGGGGAGGCCGGCCTGCGCGAAAAGATCGACGCCATGTTCGGAGGCGAGCGGATCAACGTCACGGAGAACCGGGCGGTGCTCCACATCGCCCTGCGCAACCGCTCCAACCGGCCGATTCTCGTCGGCGGCAAGGACGTCATGCCCGAGGTCAACCGCGTGCTCGAGCGCATGCGCCGCTTCTCCCAGTCCGTGCGCACGGGAGAATGGCGCGGCGCGACCGGCAAGACCATCACCGATGTGGTCAACATCGGCATCGGGGGGTCCGACCTCGGCCCCAAGATGGTGGTCAAAGCCTTACTGCCTTACGCCGACCCGGACCTGCGCGCCCATTTCGTCTCCAATGTGGACGAATCCGACTTGATCGAGATCCTGCGGCCGCTGAATCCGGAAACCACACTGTTCGTCGTCGCGTCCAAGACGTTCACGACCCAGGAAACCATGACCAACGGCCGCTCGGCCCGCGCCTGGTTCCTGGAGCGCATCCCGGACGAGAATGCCATCGCCCGCCATTTCGTCGCCATTTCGACCAATCGTATCAAGGTCGCCGAGTTCGGCATCGACCCCCGCAACATGTTCGAGTTCTGGGACTGGGTGGGCGGCCGCTATTCGCTGTGGTCGGCCATCGGCCTGCCGATTGCGCTGAGCGTCGGCATGGACCGCTTCGAGGAAATGCTCGAAGGCGCCCATTTCGTCGACGAGCATTTCCGCACCGCCCCCTTCGAACGCAACATCCCGGTGCTGATGGGCCTCCTGGGCATCTGGTACATCAATTTCTTCGGCGCCCAGAGCCACGCCGTGCTGCCGTACGATCAATACCTGGAGGATCTGCCGGCCTATCTTCAGCAGGCCGACATGGAAAGCAACGGCAAGACCGTCGACGTCGAGGGCCGAGCGGTGGCCTACCCCACCGGTCCCGTCATCTTCGGCCAGCCCGGCACCAACGGCCAGCACGCTTTCTACCAGCTGCTCCATCAGGGCAGCATGCTGGTCCCCTGCGATTTCCTCGCCGCGGCCGAAAGCCATCACCCCCTGGCCGAGCACCACGACATCCTGATCTCCAATTTCCTGGCCCAGACCGAAGCGCTGATGCGCGGACGCACTACGGACCAGGCCCGGCAGGAGATCGCCTCGGACAATCTGACCCCAGAACGCCTCGGAGCGCTGGCCGCCGCCAAGACTTTCCCCGGCAACAAACCGACCAACAGCTTCCTGTATCGCCGCCTCGACCCCCACACCCTGGGCATGCTGATCGCCTTGTACGAACATAAGATATTCACCCAGGGCGCGATCTGGTACATCAATTCCTTCGACCAGATGGGCGTGGAACTCGGCAAGCAACTGGCGAGAACCATTCTTGCCGAGCTTCCCGGCGATGGCCCGGTCGATACGCATGACGCCTCCACCAACGGCCTGATCCGATACTTCAAGTCGCTGCGTTGA
- a CDS encoding EAL domain-containing protein codes for MVEDANSKDREKAGEGLSAVRLVVASWNKVDSARKFLEALPPNCRAAFFLPALPEDALAGLAEAPLPVAVGIAEAGAAVLPAHAYLPPAGKHLSVDGGLIRLGSRLLAGHPVGHFVQSLPPDRHGQTAVVFPPGATDRERALAGVVERSGGLVFAVPPSEAGAENADFAPEAIARTIGDWARSEAETGSGTLDAILDLVRSRTGADLRAYKPPPLVRRIERRMGVARVEGTGDYLKLLETDVNELDRLAQDLLIGVTAFFRDAEAFALLETAVVPAICDGERADRPVRCWIAGCSTGEEAYSIAILLTEGFERNGRQTRLQIFATDIDADALEVARHGMYSEASLAGVCEARLKRYFVREGTGYRIAKQIRETIVFAPHNLISDPPFSKLDLVVCRNVLIYLNPKTQEKLLEIFHFILNPGGHLFLGSSESLGDTAHLFDEISKPWRIFRRNDAAVAVRPSLPLFAPATTARIADGRILTTDPDGHEIQERLYRGLLERHAPTLIVANERHEVVYISGNTQSYLELPPGEPTLDLFKLVKPPLRAMLRSSLDLCLREGRKVGTVATGGGPASPIPEAVRITVTPIADGQVSDLLLIGLEAEALAGPVSTAAAKNGDDGWLLQQLERELAATREDLRRTIEKTRHTNDELRASNEEIMAMNEELQSANEELESSREELQSLNAELTATNTMLDAKVGELEATGNDLNNLLVGTDLATLFLDRSLNIRRYTPACNRLMHLIPSDIGRPFADIVHHFEDGELFGDAAGVLRGEGSKSREILDHQGAWYLRKVLPYRSRDNCCVEGLVITFGEVTSLKQAEQELIAQAAELRQQAELLKHAHVLARDLDDRIVFWNAYAEKFYGWNKDEALGRTSHELLNSRFPLPLATIRQQILADGYWKGELTHVDRQGRERTVATHWELYRDAEGTPRAIVEVNNDITERNSFEAQLRQSRHYLDYLAYYDPLTQLPNRLRFQQRLEQAVAQALSGGKRLGLLFLDVDRFKLVNDSLGHDVGDSLLLEVSRRLEERLGPRDTLARIGGDEFAVLMEDLDDIGYASRFALAAIEAVKAPVVLDRHELFVSLSGGISLFPEDSRDADGLLRSADAAMFLAKEKGRGNYEFFTPDLNRRANRLLSIETRLRKALENGELDLAFQPQMNLQSGAITGAEALARWNNHELGRVPADEFIQVAEDSGLIVPLGEWAIRTACRRIAEWQQSGLTPVRIAVNISARQFGEPNFVRLIADSLAETCVDPALLELELTERLLLQDVDTVVRTLLELKRTGVSFSMDDFGTGYSSLSYLRRLPLSHLKVAREFVPWGADDCNNLSISRAIVSLAKSLELTCTVEGIETQAQLDCFKTLGCDQAQGYLISPPLPPGEFEDFLRHPPPFEL; via the coding sequence ATGGTCGAGGACGCCAACAGCAAGGACAGGGAAAAAGCCGGCGAGGGCCTGTCCGCCGTTCGGCTGGTCGTCGCTTCGTGGAATAAGGTAGATTCGGCAAGAAAGTTTCTTGAGGCGCTTCCCCCAAACTGCAGGGCTGCGTTCTTCCTCCCCGCCTTGCCGGAAGACGCCTTGGCGGGCCTGGCGGAAGCGCCTCTGCCCGTGGCTGTGGGGATCGCCGAAGCCGGCGCCGCCGTTCTGCCGGCACACGCATACCTCCCGCCTGCCGGGAAACACCTCTCCGTCGACGGCGGACTGATCAGGCTGGGCAGCCGCCTTTTGGCCGGCCATCCGGTCGGCCATTTCGTGCAATCTCTCCCACCCGACCGCCACGGACAGACCGCCGTCGTATTCCCTCCCGGCGCCACGGATCGGGAACGCGCGCTCGCAGGCGTCGTCGAACGCTCCGGCGGCCTGGTGTTCGCGGTACCTCCGTCCGAAGCCGGCGCCGAGAACGCGGATTTCGCTCCGGAGGCCATCGCTCGGACCATCGGCGACTGGGCGCGCAGCGAGGCGGAGACCGGCTCCGGAACCCTGGACGCGATCCTCGATCTGGTACGCAGCCGTACCGGAGCCGATCTACGTGCCTACAAACCCCCGCCACTGGTGCGCCGCATCGAACGCCGCATGGGCGTCGCCCGCGTCGAGGGCACGGGCGATTACCTGAAACTGCTCGAGACCGACGTGAACGAGCTCGACCGGCTGGCCCAAGATCTGCTGATCGGGGTTACCGCCTTTTTTCGCGATGCCGAGGCCTTCGCTCTGCTGGAAACCGCCGTCGTTCCGGCGATTTGCGATGGAGAGCGAGCGGACCGGCCGGTCCGCTGCTGGATAGCCGGTTGCTCCACCGGCGAGGAAGCCTATTCGATCGCCATCCTTCTGACCGAAGGATTCGAGCGGAACGGGCGGCAGACGCGCCTGCAGATATTCGCAACCGACATCGACGCCGATGCACTGGAAGTCGCCCGCCATGGCATGTATTCCGAAGCTTCGCTGGCGGGCGTTTGCGAAGCGCGGCTGAAGCGTTACTTCGTCCGGGAGGGGACGGGATACCGCATCGCCAAACAGATAAGGGAAACTATCGTCTTCGCGCCCCACAATCTGATCAGCGACCCGCCGTTTTCCAAGCTCGACCTGGTGGTATGCCGCAACGTCCTGATCTACCTGAACCCAAAGACCCAGGAAAAGCTGCTCGAAATCTTCCATTTCATTCTCAATCCCGGCGGCCACCTGTTTCTGGGCAGTTCGGAAAGCCTCGGCGACACCGCCCACCTGTTTGACGAGATTTCGAAGCCCTGGCGGATATTCCGGCGCAACGACGCGGCGGTGGCCGTACGGCCGAGCCTGCCGCTGTTTGCTCCGGCCACCACGGCTCGCATCGCGGACGGAAGGATTCTGACCACCGATCCGGACGGCCATGAAATCCAGGAAAGGCTCTACCGCGGACTGCTCGAACGCCACGCCCCCACCCTGATCGTGGCGAATGAGAGGCATGAAGTCGTCTACATCAGCGGAAATACTCAATCGTACCTGGAGCTGCCGCCCGGAGAGCCCACCCTCGACCTGTTCAAGCTTGTCAAACCCCCCTTGCGCGCCATGCTGCGCTCTTCGCTGGATCTGTGCCTGCGGGAGGGCAGAAAGGTCGGCACCGTAGCAACGGGTGGCGGCCCCGCCTCCCCGATACCGGAGGCGGTCCGAATCACGGTCACCCCGATCGCCGATGGCCAAGTCTCCGATCTGCTTCTGATCGGGCTGGAAGCGGAAGCGCTGGCCGGCCCGGTTTCGACGGCGGCAGCCAAGAACGGGGACGACGGCTGGCTGCTGCAGCAGCTCGAACGGGAACTCGCGGCGACCCGGGAGGATCTGCGGCGCACCATCGAGAAGACCCGCCATACCAACGATGAACTGCGGGCATCGAACGAAGAAATCATGGCCATGAACGAGGAGCTCCAGTCGGCCAACGAAGAACTGGAAAGCTCGCGGGAAGAACTGCAATCGCTCAATGCCGAACTCACCGCCACCAACACCATGCTTGACGCCAAGGTCGGCGAACTGGAAGCCACCGGCAACGACCTCAACAATCTCCTGGTCGGCACCGACTTGGCGACCCTGTTCCTCGACCGTAGCCTCAACATCCGCCGCTATACTCCCGCCTGCAACCGTCTGATGCACCTCATCCCGAGCGACATCGGCCGGCCTTTCGCCGACATCGTCCACCACTTCGAAGACGGCGAACTGTTCGGCGACGCGGCGGGCGTGCTCAGGGGCGAAGGTTCCAAGAGCCGGGAAATTCTCGACCACCAGGGAGCCTGGTATCTTCGCAAGGTCCTGCCCTACCGGTCGCGGGACAACTGCTGCGTGGAAGGCCTGGTGATCACCTTCGGCGAAGTGACGTCGCTGAAGCAAGCGGAGCAGGAATTGATCGCGCAAGCTGCGGAACTGCGCCAGCAGGCGGAGCTGCTGAAACACGCCCATGTCCTGGCGCGTGATCTGGACGACCGCATCGTCTTCTGGAATGCCTACGCCGAAAAGTTCTATGGCTGGAACAAGGACGAGGCGCTCGGCCGCACCTCCCACGAATTGCTGAACAGCCGTTTTCCCCTTCCGCTGGCCACGATCCGCCAGCAGATACTCGCGGACGGTTATTGGAAAGGCGAACTCACCCATGTCGACCGGCAAGGCAGGGAAAGAACCGTGGCCACCCACTGGGAACTTTACCGGGATGCCGAAGGCACGCCTCGCGCCATCGTCGAAGTCAACAACGACATCACCGAACGCAACAGCTTCGAGGCCCAATTGCGGCAAAGCCGCCACTACCTCGATTATCTGGCGTATTACGATCCGTTGACCCAATTGCCGAACCGTCTCCGGTTCCAGCAACGGCTGGAGCAGGCCGTCGCCCAGGCGCTGTCGGGCGGCAAACGGCTGGGGCTTCTGTTTCTCGACGTCGACCGCTTCAAACTCGTCAACGACAGCCTGGGCCACGACGTGGGCGACAGCCTCCTGTTGGAGGTCAGCCGGCGCCTTGAAGAGCGGCTGGGTCCCCGGGACACCCTCGCGCGCATCGGAGGCGACGAGTTCGCCGTCCTGATGGAAGACCTCGACGACATCGGCTACGCCTCGCGCTTCGCCCTGGCGGCCATCGAGGCCGTCAAGGCGCCGGTCGTACTGGACCGCCATGAGCTGTTCGTCAGTCTCAGCGGTGGGATCAGCCTGTTTCCCGAAGATTCCCGCGACGCCGACGGGCTGCTCCGCAGCGCCGACGCCGCGATGTTCCTGGCCAAGGAAAAAGGCCGGGGCAACTACGAATTCTTTACCCCCGATCTCAACCGCCGGGCGAACCGGCTGCTGTCGATCGAAACCCGGTTGCGGAAAGCCTTGGAGAACGGCGAGCTGGATCTCGCCTTCCAGCCCCAGATGAACCTGCAAAGCGGCGCCATCACCGGCGCCGAAGCGCTGGCGCGCTGGAACAACCACGAACTGGGCCGGGTGCCCGCGGACGAATTCATCCAGGTGGCCGAGGACAGCGGCCTGATCGTCCCGCTGGGCGAATGGGCCATCCGAACCGCCTGCCGCAGGATCGCCGAATGGCAGCAGTCGGGCCTGACGCCGGTCCGCATCGCGGTGAACATCTCCGCCCGCCAGTTCGGCGAACCGAATTTCGTCCGGCTGATCGCGGATTCTCTCGCCGAGACCTGCGTGGATCCGGCCCTTCTGGAACTCGAATTGACCGAGCGGTTGCTCCTGCAGGACGTGGATACGGTCGTAAGGACGCTGCTGGAACTCAAGCGCACCGGCGTCAGTTTCTCGATGGACGATTTCGGCACCGGCTATTCTTCGTTGAGCTACCTGCGCCGGCTGCCCCTGAGCCATCTCAAGGTGGCGCGAGAGTTCGTCCCCTGGGGCGCAGACGACTGCAACAACCTGTCGATTTCCCGAGCCATCGTCTCCCTCGCCAAGAGCCTGGAACTGACCTGCACCGTCGAAGGCATAGAAACCCAGGCGCAATTGGATTGCTTCAAGACTCTGGGCTGCGACCAGGCGCAGGGCTATCTGATCAGCCCGCCGCTGCCGCCTGGAGAATTCGAGGATTTTCTGCGCCACCCTCCGCCGTTCGAACTTTAG
- a CDS encoding DUF6513 domain-containing protein, producing MAEHILFLTGKLAEKQLHRILEEMAPEFAYTVHQLGLSVAALMTADMIRRRLKDTYGADRILVPGRCRGDLETLSQDLGLPVERGPEELRDLPEFFGRAARKPDLSRYDLRIFAEIVDAPNLDVDGILRQAADYRNHGADVIDIGCLPATPFPHLEAAIAALKAGGFRVSVDSLETDDLVQGGRAGADYLLSLHEDSLWVADQVPAIPVLIPARHGDLDSLDRAIAGMRTRGKPFLVDPILDPIHFGFADSLVRYHETRRRHPDVEIMMGVGNLTELTHADTAGINAMLLGVCSELGIRAILATQVSKHARRAVAEADLARRIMHAARELNALPKHMGDGLMALHERAPYPYSEAEIRELAEAIRDPSYRIQISAEGVHIFNRDGFHSATDPFQLYPSLSVEHDGGHAFYLGVELARAQIAWQLGKRYAQDEALDWGCAVDTQDSKSSGADSKSSGAESAVDPHAYKPAGTTLAKPTGD from the coding sequence ATGGCGGAACACATCCTGTTCCTCACCGGCAAGCTGGCTGAAAAGCAGTTGCACCGGATACTCGAGGAAATGGCGCCGGAATTCGCGTACACGGTGCACCAGCTCGGCCTCAGCGTGGCCGCGCTGATGACCGCGGACATGATCCGCCGGCGGCTGAAGGATACCTATGGCGCCGACCGCATCCTGGTGCCGGGCCGCTGCCGCGGCGACCTCGAAACTCTGTCCCAGGACCTGGGACTGCCGGTGGAACGCGGGCCGGAGGAACTGCGCGACCTGCCGGAATTCTTCGGCCGGGCGGCCAGGAAGCCGGATCTCAGCCGCTACGACCTAAGAATCTTCGCCGAGATCGTGGACGCCCCCAACCTGGACGTGGACGGAATCCTCCGCCAGGCCGCCGACTACCGCAACCACGGCGCGGACGTCATCGACATCGGTTGCCTCCCCGCCACGCCGTTTCCCCATCTCGAAGCAGCGATCGCCGCGCTCAAGGCGGGAGGGTTCCGGGTCAGCGTGGATTCGCTGGAAACCGACGATCTGGTGCAGGGCGGCAGAGCCGGCGCCGATTATCTGCTCAGCCTGCACGAAGACTCGCTGTGGGTCGCCGACCAGGTCCCCGCCATCCCCGTCCTGATCCCCGCCAGGCATGGCGATCTGGATTCGCTCGACCGCGCCATCGCCGGCATGCGAACCCGCGGCAAACCGTTCCTGGTCGACCCCATCCTCGACCCCATCCATTTCGGCTTCGCGGATTCCCTGGTGCGCTACCACGAAACCCGCCGCCGCCACCCGGATGTCGAGATCATGATGGGCGTTGGCAACCTCACCGAACTGACCCACGCCGACACCGCCGGCATCAACGCCATGCTGCTCGGCGTGTGCTCGGAGCTGGGCATACGCGCCATCCTGGCGACCCAGGTCAGCAAGCATGCGCGGCGGGCCGTGGCCGAAGCCGATCTGGCGCGGCGGATCATGCACGCGGCCCGGGAACTCAACGCGCTGCCCAAGCACATGGGGGACGGCCTGATGGCCCTGCACGAACGCGCTCCTTATCCCTACAGTGAAGCGGAGATCCGGGAGCTTGCCGAAGCCATCCGCGACCCCAGCTACCGGATACAGATCAGCGCCGAGGGCGTGCACATCTTCAACCGGGACGGCTTCCACAGCGCCACCGATCCGTTCCAGCTCTATCCCTCACTGAGCGTGGAACACGACGGCGGACACGCCTTCTATCTCGGGGTGGAACTGGCCCGCGCTCAGATCGCCTGGCAGCTCGGAAAACGCTATGCCCAGGACGAAGCCCTGGATTGGGGCTGCGCCGTCGATACGCAGGACTCGAAGAGCAGCGGAGCTGACTCGAAGAGCAGCGGAGCTGAATCCGCGGTCGACCCGCACGCCTATAAACCGGCCGGCACCACGCTGGCCAAACCGACGGGTGACTGA
- a CDS encoding DUF447 domain-containing protein, with translation MIRETVVTTAAAGEAAHIAPMGIHVLNTDSKSNEAQYLVMPFRPSRTLDNILASGCAVINYSDDVRIFAGCLTGRRDWPLVPAERVAGQRLDGVLAHAELELSRVEDDPERPRLYFRVVHEANHAPFRGFNRAQFAVLEAAILVSRLHFLPWSKIERELDYLRIGLDKTAGPRELEAWSWLMEAIEAHQTGREEIE, from the coding sequence ATGATCCGCGAAACCGTGGTGACCACGGCCGCCGCCGGAGAGGCCGCGCACATCGCCCCCATGGGCATCCACGTGCTGAACACCGACTCGAAGAGCAACGAAGCTCAATACCTCGTCATGCCGTTTCGGCCCTCCCGGACCCTGGACAACATACTAGCTTCCGGCTGCGCCGTGATCAATTACAGCGACGACGTCCGCATCTTCGCCGGCTGTCTGACCGGCCGCCGCGACTGGCCGCTGGTTCCGGCCGAACGCGTCGCCGGCCAGCGTCTGGATGGTGTCCTGGCGCATGCCGAGCTCGAACTGAGCCGGGTAGAGGACGATCCGGAACGGCCGCGCCTCTACTTCCGCGTGGTGCACGAGGCCAACCACGCGCCGTTCCGCGGCTTCAACCGCGCCCAGTTCGCCGTACTGGAGGCCGCCATCCTCGTCAGCCGCCTGCACTTCCTGCCCTGGAGCAAGATCGAGCGGGAGCTGGATTATCTGCGCATCGGACTGGACAAGACCGCCGGCCCGCGTGAGCTGGAAGCCTGGAGCTGGCTGATGGAAGCCATTGAGGCGCATCAGACCGGCCGTGAGGAAATCGAATGA
- a CDS encoding (5-formylfuran-3-yl)methyl phosphate synthase: MTGMLASVRNLAEARLALKTGVDIVDLKAPEHGSLGALPADEVGRIVAEMGGTVPVSATIGDLPLDPDPICRAVLEMAATGVDYVKIGMFRGGDWGSTLVTLSHLASRGTRLVAVLFADNLPDFDWIARLKKSGFAGVMLDTQDKTRGSLTGLLDRPTLERFVDETQEQGLLCGLAGSLRSADIPDLLTLQPDYLGFRGALCHSARRTADLDPEALAAVRQMIPSAHPLPFSCQASCPGTLRIKANLLPADLSQRERGAKSLSLWERDSG; the protein is encoded by the coding sequence ATGACCGGCATGCTCGCCAGCGTCCGCAACCTCGCCGAGGCGCGCCTCGCCCTGAAGACGGGCGTCGACATCGTCGATCTCAAGGCGCCTGAGCACGGCAGCCTGGGCGCCCTGCCGGCGGACGAAGTGGGCCGGATCGTGGCCGAAATGGGCGGCACGGTGCCGGTCAGCGCCACTATCGGCGACCTGCCGCTGGACCCGGACCCGATCTGCCGCGCCGTGCTGGAGATGGCGGCCACCGGGGTGGATTACGTCAAGATCGGCATGTTCCGCGGCGGCGACTGGGGCTCCACCCTGGTCACCCTCTCGCACCTGGCCAGCCGCGGCACGCGGCTGGTCGCCGTACTGTTCGCGGACAATCTGCCGGACTTCGACTGGATCGCCCGGCTGAAAAAATCGGGTTTCGCCGGCGTCATGCTGGACACCCAGGACAAGACCCGAGGATCGCTGACCGGGCTGCTCGATCGTCCGACCCTGGAACGCTTCGTGGACGAAACACAGGAGCAGGGTCTGCTGTGCGGCCTGGCCGGTTCGCTGCGCAGCGCCGACATTCCCGATTTGCTCACGCTCCAGCCCGATTACCTCGGCTTCCGCGGCGCGCTCTGCCACAGCGCCCGGCGCACCGCCGACCTCGACCCGGAAGCCTTGGCAGCCGTACGCCAGATGATCCCATCCGCTCATCCCCTCCCCTTCTCATGCCAAGCGTCGTGCCCTGGCACCCTTCGGATAAAGGCAAATCTGCTCCCGGCAGATTTGTCCCAGAGGGAGAGGGGAGCAAAGTCCCTCTCCCTCTGGGAGAGGGATTCAGGGTGA
- a CDS encoding quinone-dependent dihydroorotate dehydrogenase, with product MYENLLRPLLFRLDPETAHELSLSALRLTAKLGTANPLRQTLPASPRTVMGLDFPNPVGLAAGLDKNGDCIDGLAALGFGFLEIGTVTPRAQPGNPRPRLFRLPQAGAIVNRMGFNNAGVEHLIARVRQTRYRGILGINIGKNLTTPVERALDDYRAGLKAVYPYAHYVTLNVSSPNTPGLRSLQFGAQLDELLGGLMQEREELTGEHGRRVPLALKVAPDMESEEIKALASALVRHGVDAVIATNTTASRDGVEGLKHADEAGGLSGKPLFSRSTEVVARLADALQGRVPIIACGGIFSGADAVAKLGAGASLVQVYTGFIYRGPALLPEVGRALAAP from the coding sequence ATGTACGAAAATCTGCTCCGTCCTCTGCTGTTCCGCCTGGACCCGGAAACCGCCCACGAACTCAGCCTGTCCGCGTTGCGGCTGACGGCCAAGCTGGGGACGGCGAATCCGTTGCGGCAAACCCTGCCCGCCAGCCCGCGCACAGTCATGGGGCTGGACTTCCCCAACCCGGTCGGCCTCGCCGCCGGCCTGGACAAGAACGGCGACTGCATCGACGGGCTGGCCGCGCTCGGCTTCGGCTTCCTCGAAATCGGTACGGTCACGCCGCGCGCCCAGCCCGGCAACCCCAGGCCGCGCTTGTTCCGGCTGCCGCAAGCCGGCGCTATCGTCAACCGCATGGGCTTCAATAACGCGGGCGTCGAACACCTCATCGCCCGCGTCCGGCAGACCCGCTACCGCGGCATCTTAGGGATCAACATCGGCAAAAACCTGACAACTCCGGTGGAGCGCGCGCTGGACGATTACCGCGCCGGGCTTAAAGCGGTCTATCCGTATGCCCACTACGTCACCCTCAACGTGTCCTCCCCCAACACGCCGGGCCTGCGCAGCCTGCAATTCGGCGCCCAGCTCGACGAATTGTTGGGCGGGCTGATGCAGGAACGCGAGGAGCTGACCGGAGAACACGGCAGGCGGGTGCCGCTGGCGCTCAAGGTCGCGCCGGACATGGAGTCGGAGGAGATCAAGGCGCTAGCCAGCGCCCTGGTCCGCCACGGGGTGGACGCGGTCATCGCGACCAATACCACGGCTTCGCGGGACGGCGTAGAGGGGCTGAAACATGCCGATGAGGCCGGCGGTCTGAGCGGCAAACCGTTGTTTTCGCGTTCGACCGAGGTCGTCGCCCGGCTGGCCGATGCCCTGCAGGGCCGGGTCCCCATCATCGCCTGCGGCGGCATCTTTTCCGGCGCGGATGCCGTGGCGAAGCTCGGCGCCGGCGCCAGTCTGGTGCAGGTCTATACCGGCTTCATCTACCGCGGCCCGGCGCTGCTGCCCGAAGTCGGCCGAGCCCTCGCCGCACCGTGA
- a CDS encoding VOC family protein encodes MSYVALATRRFETLTDFYGEALGFAVLKQWDRPNGRGCVFDLNGLKLEILDAAQEKAALELGPVGDRIHLVIEVADVDAVYRNLAIDAPPPVTTSWGARTFALRDPDGTPVHYLQWTNE; translated from the coding sequence GTGAGCTACGTTGCGCTGGCGACCCGGCGATTCGAGACTTTGACGGATTTCTACGGCGAGGCGCTCGGTTTCGCCGTCTTGAAACAATGGGATCGCCCGAACGGCCGCGGCTGCGTGTTCGACCTGAACGGATTGAAACTGGAAATCCTGGATGCCGCCCAGGAAAAGGCGGCCTTGGAACTCGGTCCGGTCGGCGACCGAATCCATCTGGTAATCGAAGTCGCAGACGTGGATGCCGTATACCGGAACCTAGCGATCGACGCTCCACCCCCGGTCACGACGAGCTGGGGCGCCCGAACGTTCGCGCTGCGCGATCCCGACGGCACGCCTGTACACTACCTGCAATGGACAAACGAATAG
- a CDS encoding UbiX family flavin prenyltransferase, giving the protein MPQPQRLIVGISGATGIIYGARLLELLKETGIETHLVVSRAADLTRAHELELSAAALRGLASVSYGANDVGAALSSGSFRTAGMVILPCSMRTLAEIATGVTSTLLTRAADVVLKERRRLVLLVRETPLHAIHLRNMLAVTECGAIVMPPVPAFYTRPQTIDDMVTDTVCRVLDLFDIDVGRAKRWGEDIDTGAADI; this is encoded by the coding sequence ATGCCACAACCCCAACGCCTCATCGTCGGCATCAGCGGCGCCACAGGAATCATCTATGGCGCGCGGCTGCTGGAGCTGCTGAAGGAGACCGGGATCGAGACGCACCTGGTGGTGTCTCGGGCCGCCGATCTGACCCGGGCGCACGAGCTGGAGCTGAGCGCCGCGGCGCTGAGGGGGCTCGCCAGCGTGAGCTACGGCGCCAACGACGTCGGCGCGGCGCTTTCCAGCGGTTCTTTCCGCACTGCGGGCATGGTGATCCTGCCGTGTTCCATGCGCACCCTGGCCGAGATAGCCACCGGCGTGACCAGCACCTTGCTGACCCGTGCCGCCGACGTGGTGCTGAAGGAGCGGCGGCGGCTGGTATTGCTGGTGCGGGAAACCCCGCTGCACGCCATCCATCTGCGCAACATGCTCGCCGTGACTGAATGCGGCGCGATCGTCATGCCGCCGGTGCCGGCCTTTTACACCCGGCCGCAGACCATCGACGACATGGTCACCGACACCGTGTGCCGGGTGCTGGATTTATTCGACATCGACGTGGGCCGGGCCAAGCGCTGGGGGGAAGATATCGACACCGGCGCTGCCGATATCTGA